Proteins encoded in a region of the Rutidosis leptorrhynchoides isolate AG116_Rl617_1_P2 chromosome 9, CSIRO_AGI_Rlap_v1, whole genome shotgun sequence genome:
- the LOC139867165 gene encoding F-box protein At5g67140 produces MELGEKESEIDRLPMDLLAHIFVFITCFKDLAQTSSVCKKWKEAVKQSMGRKEKLSFAGWKMDDESTSRIVRYAYALKELDISKSRWGCQITDNGLYQLSSAKCISNLSSISLWGMTGITDKGVVQLISRANSLQYLNIGGTFITDESLFAIATNCPHLKTAVLWGCRHVTENGLIVLVNNCRKLETINVWGMRVPFDSFATLLTIRPALQIVPQSLLNLGTISMLPVY; encoded by the exons atggaatTAGGTGAAAAAGAAAGTGAAATTGATCGGCTTCCGATGGACTTACTTGCTCATATCTTCGTTTTCATCACTTGTTTCAAGGATTTAGCTCA AACGAGCAGTGTGTGCAAAAAATGGAAGGAAGCAGTGAAACAATCGATGGGGAGAAAAGAGAAATTGAGTTTTGCAGGATGGAAAATGGACGATGAATCAACTTCTCGTATCGTGCGATACGCTTACGCTCTCAAAGAGCTTGATAT TTCAAAAAGCCGTTGGGGTTGTCAAATAACTGATAACGGACTTTATCAGTTATCTTCCGCAAAATGCATTAGCAACCTTTCGTCAATATCCTTGTGGGGTATGACTGGAATTACAGATAAAGGCGTCGTTCAACTG ATTTCAAGGGCCAATTCTTTGCAGTACCTAAACATCGGCGGCACCTTCATAACAGACGAGTCTTTGTTTGCAATCGCCACTAACTGCCCACATTTGAAG ACTGCTGTATTATGGGGATGTCGTCATGTAACTGAAAATGGACTAATAGTTCTTGTAAATAATTGTCGTAAACTGGAGACGATCAACGTATGGGGAATGAGGGTACCTTTTGACTCATTTGCTACCCTGTTGACTATTCGTCCAGCTCTTCAAATCGTACCTCAATCGTTGCTCAATCTCGGAACAATTTCTATGTTGCCTGTTTATTGA